The following are encoded together in the Elusimicrobiota bacterium genome:
- a CDS encoding CCA tRNA nucleotidyltransferase: protein MSSELRIPSQALAILRPLAVRAWEAQIPIYAVGGCVRDWILGRATKDLDVVVEGEAKPLAESCAKRLGGKAESFGRFGTWKVLAGDLRVDFAMSRREDYPEPAALPVVAAASLREDLFRRDFTINAMALRLLPRGVGELVDPYGGLEDLNARIARVLHPRSFRDDPTRVFRAARFVSRFHLRCAPGLKSQAREALAAGHAASLSPHRLLHELLRILEEKDPAEPLRWLKGLGYLSLLHPDLRWPEAFPSGSGERLAVLALALGPEEGLRWLRSLPVEHSLSAEIGGVLKLIQGRASPRGPLSPLALRVLSGAYPNLPRAALKPLFLNGGDLAALGLEPGKVYHEILQAAAEAQWAGEIASRRQALSWLRRFLIR from the coding sequence TTGAGCTCAGAGCTGCGCATCCCATCCCAAGCCCTGGCAATTTTGCGCCCGTTGGCGGTTCGGGCCTGGGAGGCGCAAATCCCGATCTACGCCGTGGGGGGGTGCGTGCGCGACTGGATATTGGGCCGCGCCACCAAGGATCTGGACGTGGTCGTGGAGGGGGAGGCCAAGCCATTGGCCGAGTCCTGCGCCAAGCGCCTCGGCGGCAAGGCCGAGTCTTTCGGCCGATTCGGAACCTGGAAAGTTCTCGCGGGAGACCTCCGCGTGGACTTCGCCATGAGCCGCCGCGAGGACTATCCCGAGCCCGCGGCCCTGCCGGTCGTGGCCGCGGCGTCCTTGAGGGAGGACTTGTTCCGCCGCGATTTCACGATCAATGCCATGGCCTTGCGGCTATTGCCGAGGGGGGTGGGCGAGTTGGTGGATCCCTACGGAGGCCTCGAGGACTTGAACGCGAGGATCGCGCGTGTCCTCCATCCCCGGAGTTTCCGGGACGACCCGACCCGGGTCTTTCGCGCCGCGCGTTTCGTCTCCCGATTTCATTTGCGCTGCGCTCCGGGCTTGAAATCCCAAGCGCGCGAGGCCCTCGCGGCAGGGCACGCCGCGAGCCTGTCTCCCCATCGCCTGCTGCATGAGCTCCTGCGCATCCTCGAGGAAAAGGACCCTGCCGAGCCTCTGCGCTGGCTTAAGGGCTTGGGCTATCTCTCCCTTCTTCATCCCGACCTGCGCTGGCCCGAGGCGTTTCCTTCCGGCTCCGGGGAGAGGCTGGCGGTCCTGGCCTTGGCCTTGGGGCCCGAGGAGGGCCTGCGCTGGCTGCGCTCCCTGCCCGTCGAGCATTCGCTCTCGGCAGAAATAGGCGGAGTCTTGAAGCTGATCCAAGGCCGAGCTTCTCCTCGGGGCCCTCTTTCTCCCCTGGCCCTTCGGGTTCTGTCCGGCGCCTATCCCAATCTGCCGCGCGCGGCCTTGAAGCCCCTTTTCCTCAATGGGGGGGATTTGGCGGCCCTGGGGCTTGAGCCCGGGAAGGTCTACCACGAGATTCTCCAGGCCGCGGCCGAGGCCCAGTGGGCGGGCGAAATCGCTTCTCGTCGGCAAGCGCTCTCTTGGCTGCGCCGGTTTTTGATAAGATAG
- a CDS encoding site-2 protease family protein gives MEWIVQLPILFFSVVVHEVAHGAAALRNGDDTAQKAGRLTFNPLPHVDLLGSVFLPVFCLLSHLPLVGWAKPVPVNPSRLARGRWALWRVALVGPLANLGLGVAAALLYRVIAGLPAFFPQYQSTLLKALLFAVSLNVFLAFFNLIPVHPLDGSQVLGQVLPRGARRLYERHKPYGLAVLMILISAGAVKALVTFPSLLALQLLARLGLIW, from the coding sequence ATGGAGTGGATAGTCCAACTGCCGATCCTGTTTTTTTCGGTGGTCGTCCATGAGGTGGCGCATGGCGCGGCGGCTTTGCGGAACGGCGACGACACGGCTCAAAAGGCCGGGCGGCTCACCTTCAATCCCCTGCCTCACGTGGATCTTTTGGGAAGCGTATTTCTTCCCGTTTTCTGCCTGCTCTCTCACCTGCCCCTGGTGGGGTGGGCCAAGCCGGTCCCGGTTAATCCCTCCCGCCTGGCCCGCGGGCGCTGGGCCTTGTGGCGCGTGGCTTTGGTCGGGCCCCTGGCCAATCTCGGCCTCGGCGTCGCCGCGGCCCTGCTTTACCGCGTGATCGCTGGCCTTCCCGCATTCTTCCCGCAGTACCAAAGCACGTTGCTTAAGGCCCTGCTTTTCGCGGTGAGCCTCAACGTTTTTCTGGCTTTCTTCAACCTGATCCCCGTCCATCCCTTGGACGGCAGCCAGGTGCTGGGGCAGGTCCTGCCGCGGGGCGCGCGCCGTCTCTACGAGCGGCACAAGCCTTACGGTCTGGCCGTCCTCATGATCCTGATCTCCGCGGGCGCGGTCAAGGCCTTGGTGACTTTCCCTTCCCTCCTGGCCCTGCAGCTCTTGGCGAGGCTGGGCCTCATATGGTGA
- the trpS gene encoding tryptophan--tRNA ligase → MVKGASVLMSGMRPTGRLHVGNYWGALSNWVGLQEKHACYFAVADWHMLTTGYADTGRLQENIREMALDWLAAGLDPEKCVMFKQSAVPEHAELALLLSMITPLSWLENNPTFKEQLQELSNAKDLHTHGFLGYPVLQAADILLYRAGLVPIGHDQLPHVELAREIARRFNSIYGDVLPEPQPLLTETPKIPGTDGRKMSKSYGNAIDIYETADSLKRKVMRLYTDPLKARADDPGHPEPCAENPPGCVAYALHKLYASADFSARRGEECRAGEIGCVACKKDLLLEMEGPFAEFARRREELAGASGLVEKILETGSAHAREAAQNTMREVRRAMKLA, encoded by the coding sequence ATGGTGAAGGGCGCTTCGGTCCTGATGTCTGGGATGCGCCCTACCGGGCGCCTGCACGTGGGCAATTATTGGGGAGCCCTCAGCAATTGGGTGGGCTTGCAGGAAAAGCACGCCTGCTATTTCGCCGTGGCGGACTGGCACATGCTGACCACGGGCTACGCCGACACCGGCCGGCTCCAGGAGAACATCCGGGAAATGGCGCTCGACTGGCTGGCGGCCGGGCTCGACCCCGAGAAGTGCGTCATGTTCAAGCAATCCGCGGTGCCGGAGCATGCGGAGTTGGCGTTGCTCCTTTCCATGATCACGCCCCTCTCGTGGCTGGAGAACAACCCGACTTTTAAGGAACAGCTCCAGGAGCTATCCAACGCCAAGGATCTCCATACCCACGGCTTCCTGGGCTATCCGGTCCTGCAGGCCGCCGACATACTACTCTATCGGGCCGGCCTCGTTCCCATCGGGCATGATCAACTCCCCCACGTGGAGCTTGCCCGGGAGATCGCGCGGCGCTTCAACTCGATTTACGGCGATGTCCTCCCCGAACCGCAGCCTCTGCTGACTGAAACCCCCAAGATTCCAGGGACGGACGGCCGCAAGATGTCGAAGTCCTACGGCAACGCCATAGACATCTACGAGACGGCCGACTCCTTGAAGAGAAAAGTCATGAGGCTCTACACTGATCCCTTGAAGGCCCGCGCCGACGACCCCGGCCATCCTGAGCCCTGCGCGGAGAACCCTCCCGGCTGCGTGGCCTACGCCCTGCACAAGTTGTACGCCTCGGCGGATTTCTCGGCTCGCCGAGGCGAGGAGTGCCGGGCCGGAGAGATCGGCTGCGTGGCGTGCAAGAAGGATCTGCTTTTAGAAATGGAGGGGCCCTTCGCGGAATTCGCGCGCCGGCGGGAGGAGCTCGCCGGGGCATCCGGGCTCGTTGAGAAGATCCTGGAGACCGGGTCCGCCCATGCTCGGGAGGCGGCCCAGAATACCATGCGGGAGGTCCGGCGGGCCATGAAGCTCGCCTGA
- a CDS encoding segregation/condensation protein A, with translation MNTSYEVHLEMFEGPLDLLLYLIKRDDLDIYNIPLSHITREYLATLELMKELNLEVAGEFLVLAANLMAIKARTLLPSQPAEAEEGPDPRAELVAKLLEYQKFKEAAKFLEARADEFKDVFYRGAPRFDESEKSVNIGVFDLLEALREVLDRGEEKSKEILGEEFPIEDKIKKIIFLLEGRDHISWDELFADERKRRGILSCFLALLELAKLQKLFLRQDGNFGKIMIYAKRGDSNGN, from the coding sequence ATGAACACCAGCTACGAAGTGCATCTGGAGATGTTCGAGGGCCCCCTCGACCTCTTGCTCTACCTCATCAAGCGCGACGACCTCGACATCTACAACATCCCGCTTTCCCACATCACCCGGGAGTACCTGGCGACCTTGGAGCTCATGAAGGAGCTCAATCTCGAGGTGGCGGGGGAATTCCTGGTGCTGGCCGCCAACCTTATGGCCATCAAGGCCCGGACCTTGCTTCCCAGCCAGCCGGCGGAGGCCGAGGAGGGGCCCGATCCCAGGGCAGAGCTCGTGGCCAAGCTCTTGGAGTACCAGAAGTTCAAGGAGGCGGCCAAATTCCTGGAGGCCCGCGCCGACGAGTTCAAGGACGTCTTCTATCGCGGGGCTCCCCGATTCGACGAGTCAGAGAAGTCCGTCAACATCGGCGTGTTCGACCTCTTGGAGGCCCTGCGCGAGGTCCTCGACCGCGGCGAGGAGAAAAGCAAGGAGATACTGGGCGAGGAATTCCCGATCGAGGACAAGATCAAGAAAATCATTTTTCTTCTGGAGGGGCGCGACCATATTTCCTGGGACGAGCTTTTCGCCGACGAGCGCAAGAGGCGCGGAATTTTAAGCTGTTTCCTGGCCTTGCTTGAGCTGGCCAAGCTCCAGAAGCTTTTCCTTCGCCAGGACGGGAATTTCGGGAAGATCATGATTTACGCCAAGCGTGGAGATTCCAATGGAAACTGA
- the scpB gene encoding SMC-Scp complex subunit ScpB, which yields METEELKKTLETLLFITDRPLGLAELCKITGIKEQPQVESAIARIREDMEQKGSAIQLMEVAEGFQMATRPAYFAHVRKLFTERMTMRLSTAALETLSIIAYKQPLTRAEIEEIRGVEVIAALETLLEKHLVRVVGRKETVGRPLMYGTTPDFLRHFGLRSLENLPPLDSFTPSEVAVEAAAAQPAQADSTLPPQPLWPVEPDQPSDEDPPSV from the coding sequence ATGGAAACTGAAGAGCTGAAGAAAACCCTTGAAACCTTGCTTTTCATCACGGACCGGCCCCTGGGGCTTGCGGAGCTCTGCAAGATCACCGGAATCAAGGAACAGCCCCAGGTGGAGTCCGCCATCGCCCGAATCCGCGAGGACATGGAGCAGAAGGGCTCCGCCATTCAGCTCATGGAGGTGGCCGAGGGCTTCCAAATGGCGACCCGGCCCGCCTACTTTGCGCACGTGCGAAAGCTTTTCACCGAGCGCATGACCATGCGCCTCTCCACGGCGGCCCTCGAGACCCTTTCGATCATCGCCTACAAGCAGCCCTTGACTCGGGCCGAGATCGAGGAGATACGCGGCGTCGAGGTCATCGCGGCTCTGGAGACCTTGCTCGAGAAGCATCTGGTCCGCGTCGTCGGCCGAAAGGAGACGGTGGGCCGGCCCTTGATGTACGGCACCACCCCTGATTTTCTGCGCCACTTCGGGCTCAGGAGCCTCGAGAATCTTCCTCCCTTGGACAGCTTCACCCCGAGCGAGGTGGCAGTCGAGGCCGCCGCTGCGCAACCGGCCCAGGCCGATTCCACGTTGCCGCCCCAGCCGTTGTGGCCCGTCGAGCCCGATCAACCTTCGGATGAAGATCCTCCTAGCGTCTAG
- a CDS encoding glycogen synthase — MKILLASSEAVPFCKTGGLADVAGTLGQKLGAAGHDVCLFLPYYRGIEAAPLRSGLGHPLSIPLGAGRIEAKLRYMQWKAVSVYFVDYPPFYDRAGLYGEKGKDFPDNDARFIAYSRAVLEGAKAVGFEPDVVHAHDWQAALICAYLKRQYRGDPFFARTAGMLTLHNMAYQGNFPAGSLTLAGFGKEDFTPAGFEYYGRLSFLKAGILCADILTTVSSAYAQEIQESGERGFGMEGILRERSADLHGVRNGLDLEVWNPRKDHSLAQRFGPEDVLEGKARNKAQFQAECGLKAAPLVPLVGIVSRLDRQKGLDLALAALEPLLERCQLAVLGSGDPALQKSFVDLARRKPGVVHFRSGFDDPFAHRLYASSDLFLMPSRFEPCGLGQMIAMRYGTLPVATRTGGLADTVQDGVNGFVSEPEDVRSLEKALDRALRAYGAPSWNKLVASAMSCDFSWDKSMERYLELYRLAKDKHGA, encoded by the coding sequence ATGAAGATCCTCCTAGCGTCTAGCGAGGCCGTCCCTTTCTGCAAGACCGGGGGCCTGGCCGACGTGGCCGGCACCTTGGGCCAAAAGCTAGGCGCGGCCGGGCATGACGTCTGCCTCTTCCTGCCGTACTACCGCGGGATCGAGGCCGCTCCCCTGCGCTCGGGGCTCGGGCATCCCCTCTCCATTCCCCTGGGCGCGGGCCGCATCGAGGCCAAACTGCGCTATATGCAATGGAAGGCGGTTTCGGTGTATTTCGTGGACTATCCGCCTTTTTACGACCGCGCCGGGCTTTACGGCGAGAAGGGCAAGGATTTCCCGGACAACGACGCCAGGTTCATCGCCTACTCCCGGGCCGTGCTGGAGGGGGCCAAGGCCGTGGGCTTTGAGCCCGATGTCGTTCACGCCCATGACTGGCAGGCGGCTCTCATCTGCGCCTACCTCAAGCGCCAGTACCGCGGGGACCCTTTCTTTGCCCGGACCGCGGGGATGCTGACCCTCCACAACATGGCCTACCAGGGCAATTTTCCGGCGGGGAGCCTGACTTTGGCGGGCTTCGGCAAGGAGGACTTCACTCCCGCGGGCTTCGAGTATTACGGGCGCTTGAGCTTCCTCAAGGCGGGAATTTTGTGCGCCGACATCCTGACCACGGTCAGCTCCGCCTACGCCCAAGAAATCCAGGAATCCGGGGAGCGGGGCTTCGGCATGGAAGGGATCTTGCGCGAGCGCTCCGCCGATCTCCACGGAGTGCGCAACGGTCTCGACTTGGAGGTTTGGAATCCCCGCAAGGACCACTCTTTGGCCCAGCGCTTTGGCCCGGAGGACGTGCTCGAGGGGAAGGCCCGCAATAAGGCGCAGTTCCAGGCCGAGTGCGGTCTTAAAGCCGCCCCACTCGTCCCTCTCGTGGGGATCGTTTCGCGGCTCGACCGCCAGAAGGGTTTGGACCTGGCCTTGGCCGCGCTCGAGCCGCTCCTGGAGCGCTGCCAGCTGGCGGTGTTGGGCTCGGGAGATCCTGCGCTCCAGAAATCCTTCGTGGATTTGGCTCGCCGCAAGCCGGGGGTCGTTCACTTCCGTTCCGGCTTCGACGACCCTTTCGCCCATCGCCTCTACGCCTCCTCCGACCTTTTCCTCATGCCCTCCCGCTTCGAGCCTTGCGGGCTGGGCCAGATGATCGCCATGCGCTACGGCACCTTGCCGGTGGCCACCCGCACCGGAGGTCTCGCCGACACGGTCCAAGACGGCGTCAACGGCTTCGTGTCCGAACCGGAGGACGTCAGGTCCCTGGAAAAGGCCTTGGACCGGGCCTTGCGCGCCTACGGCGCGCCTTCATGGAATAAATTGGTGGCTTCGGCCATGTCTTGCGATTTCTCCTGGGACAAATCCATGGAGAGATACCTGGAGCTTTACCGCCTGGCCAAGGATAAGCATGGGGCGTAA
- a CDS encoding peptidoglycan DD-metalloendopeptidase family protein: MSPVCSAQVRSKRKELKAVQKELESTRREIEEYEELEKSLTSELSKIESRSGETRKQVAALQRRVKDSRDRRYRLKGRLAAMGQASGLWKSAMDSDLQLYAQALAGRENFFGSPEFWRLSFQREAILGKARFLVNLKGASRSTATAEAETRRRAEELMAKTQRARAEEQRHREQYARAKTAQAQAQEKAAAARRRAAELEESAKALTKLIAALGRPRPGRPAVEPKWSYPRHSFPWPALGSVVQPFGRQRNEELKSWVIHQGIRLKTQPDAVISAVESGQVIFTGLFRSYGQVLIVDHGSNFFSIYGELSETFKSKGAKVAAGEAVAKAGKARDGKSGVLYLELRNGTAALDPLIWLRKL; this comes from the coding sequence ATGAGCCCGGTTTGCTCGGCCCAGGTCCGCTCCAAGCGCAAGGAGCTCAAGGCCGTCCAGAAGGAGCTTGAGTCCACCCGGCGAGAGATCGAGGAGTACGAGGAACTGGAGAAGAGCCTCACTTCGGAACTTTCCAAAATAGAATCGCGCAGCGGGGAGACCCGCAAGCAGGTGGCGGCCCTGCAGCGCCGAGTCAAGGACTCCCGAGACAGGAGGTACCGGCTCAAGGGGCGGCTTGCGGCCATGGGCCAGGCCTCTGGGCTCTGGAAATCCGCCATGGACTCGGATCTTCAGCTTTACGCCCAGGCCTTGGCCGGCCGCGAGAATTTTTTCGGCAGTCCCGAGTTTTGGCGGCTTTCCTTCCAGCGCGAGGCCATATTGGGGAAAGCCCGGTTCCTCGTGAATCTGAAGGGGGCCAGCCGGAGCACGGCGACCGCGGAGGCCGAGACTCGGCGCAGAGCCGAGGAACTCATGGCCAAGACCCAGCGGGCCCGCGCCGAGGAGCAGCGCCACCGGGAGCAATACGCGCGCGCCAAGACGGCCCAGGCCCAGGCCCAGGAGAAGGCCGCCGCGGCCCGGCGCCGGGCCGCGGAGCTGGAGGAGTCGGCCAAGGCCTTGACCAAGCTCATCGCGGCCTTGGGCCGGCCTCGCCCGGGCCGGCCGGCGGTCGAGCCCAAATGGAGCTATCCCCGGCATTCGTTCCCGTGGCCGGCCTTGGGCTCGGTGGTCCAGCCCTTCGGCCGGCAGCGCAACGAGGAGCTCAAAAGCTGGGTGATACACCAGGGGATCCGCCTCAAGACCCAGCCCGACGCCGTGATCTCGGCCGTGGAATCCGGGCAGGTGATTTTCACGGGGCTCTTTCGCTCGTACGGCCAGGTCCTCATCGTGGACCATGGATCCAATTTTTTCAGCATCTACGGGGAGCTTTCGGAAACGTTCAAAAGCAAGGGGGCCAAGGTCGCTGCCGGCGAGGCGGTGGCCAAGGCCGGCAAGGCCCGGGACGGCAAGAGCGGGGTCCTCTATCTTGAGCTGCGCAACGGGACCGCGGCCTTGGACCCTCTGATATGGCTGAGAAAATTATGA
- a CDS encoding S41 family peptidase — protein MKRTTTAAVSLALFSGLFACRGVCAAANDKTYEQLKLLVDVLGYIQDNYVDEPDTQKLIYGAASGMAKYGLDPFSQFMEPEIHGEIKTETEGQFGGIGIRIAVKEDDWLTVVTPLPGTPAYRMGILPNDRIADIDGQPSKEMSLPEALKKLRGSPGTTVKLVILRAPDKGDGAWISHEFTIAREIIKIESVQSRMLESQVGYARIIEFSARTAEDFLSAMKDLQKKGMTSLVLDLRNNPGGLLSAAVEVASDFLGENKLVVYTQGRKPENRQEFRATGRAPYPSLPLVVLVNEGSASGSEIVAGAFQDHRRALIMGMRSYGKASVQSVIPLPDGSGLRLTVARYYTPLGRSIHRDEKHKDGGIAPDIVVPVSHEMEAKLYSQYDVIYAKDKKPRPVVQGEEAVRDETLERAVELLKARDVLGALKVQD, from the coding sequence ATGAAAAGAACAACGACTGCCGCGGTCTCTCTCGCGCTATTCTCGGGCCTTTTCGCCTGCCGGGGGGTTTGCGCCGCCGCGAACGACAAGACCTACGAACAGCTCAAGCTCTTGGTGGACGTCTTGGGGTACATCCAGGACAACTACGTGGACGAACCCGACACCCAGAAACTGATCTACGGGGCCGCGTCGGGAATGGCCAAGTATGGCCTGGACCCTTTTTCCCAGTTCATGGAGCCCGAGATCCACGGCGAGATCAAGACGGAGACGGAGGGGCAATTCGGCGGAATCGGCATCCGCATCGCGGTCAAGGAGGATGACTGGCTTACCGTGGTGACCCCCCTTCCCGGGACCCCTGCCTACAGGATGGGAATCTTGCCCAACGACCGCATCGCCGATATAGACGGACAGCCGTCCAAGGAGATGAGCCTTCCAGAGGCCTTGAAGAAGCTGCGCGGCAGCCCGGGGACCACGGTCAAGCTCGTGATTTTGCGCGCCCCCGACAAGGGCGACGGCGCATGGATCTCTCATGAGTTCACCATCGCGCGCGAGATCATCAAGATCGAGAGCGTCCAGAGCCGGATGCTCGAAAGCCAGGTCGGCTACGCGAGGATCATCGAGTTCAGCGCCAGGACGGCGGAGGACTTTCTCTCCGCCATGAAGGATCTCCAGAAAAAGGGAATGACGAGCCTCGTCTTGGATCTGCGCAACAACCCCGGCGGGCTTCTCTCCGCCGCCGTGGAAGTGGCCTCCGACTTCCTGGGGGAAAACAAGCTCGTCGTCTACACGCAGGGCCGCAAGCCGGAGAACCGCCAAGAGTTCCGGGCGACCGGGCGGGCTCCGTACCCGAGCCTGCCCCTGGTGGTTCTGGTCAACGAGGGCTCGGCCTCCGGCTCGGAAATCGTGGCGGGGGCTTTCCAGGACCATCGGCGGGCCTTGATCATGGGCATGCGCAGCTACGGAAAGGCGAGCGTCCAGTCAGTGATCCCTCTGCCGGACGGCTCGGGCCTGCGCCTGACCGTGGCCCGCTATTACACGCCCCTGGGCCGCTCGATTCACCGCGATGAGAAGCACAAGGACGGCGGGATAGCGCCGGATATCGTGGTGCCGGTCTCGCACGAGATGGAGGCCAAGCTCTATTCCCAATACGACGTCATTTACGCCAAGGACAAGAAGCCGCGGCCCGTCGTTCAGGGCGAGGAGGCCGTGCGCGACGAGACGCTGGAGCGTGCGGTGGAGCTCTTGAAGGCGCGAGATGTGCTGGGAGCGCTCAAAGTCCAGGACTGA
- the tsaD gene encoding tRNA (adenosine(37)-N6)-threonylcarbamoyltransferase complex transferase subunit TsaD: protein MRILGIETSCDETAAAVVENGRVLSNVVSSQIRLHRQYRGIVPELASRAHLQKIAPVIEAALGGVSRLDAVAYTQGPGLMGPLLVGKVAAQALAQLMGLPLVGINHLEGHVFAVELSEALEFPLMALIVSGGHTDLVLCRAPGRYRVLGRTRDDAAGEAFDKVARLLGLGYPGGPHIDHRARKGDPEAVSFPRPHMPETWDFSFAGLKTSVLYYLQKNGQKRVADVCASFQAAVVDTLVAKALRAARKFKVRQIVLGGGVAANSALRAEMATRGAAEGFQVLIPPPDLCTDNGAMIAQAAWHRLKAGRISRRLACDPSLGFQNWAR, encoded by the coding sequence ATGCGCATCCTGGGCATCGAGACTTCCTGCGACGAAACCGCGGCCGCGGTGGTCGAGAACGGCCGGGTGCTCTCGAACGTGGTCTCCTCCCAGATCCGTCTCCACAGGCAATACCGGGGCATCGTTCCGGAGCTGGCCTCTCGGGCCCATCTCCAGAAAATAGCCCCCGTGATCGAGGCGGCCTTGGGCGGAGTTTCCCGGTTAGACGCCGTCGCCTACACCCAGGGGCCCGGGCTCATGGGCCCGCTTCTTGTGGGCAAGGTCGCGGCCCAGGCCCTGGCCCAGCTCATGGGCCTGCCCTTGGTCGGGATCAACCATTTGGAGGGGCATGTCTTCGCGGTCGAGCTTTCCGAGGCCCTGGAGTTCCCCCTCATGGCCCTCATCGTCTCGGGAGGGCATACCGACCTGGTCTTATGCCGCGCCCCCGGGCGCTACCGGGTCCTGGGGCGCACACGCGACGACGCCGCGGGGGAGGCTTTCGATAAGGTGGCCAGGCTCCTGGGCCTGGGATATCCCGGCGGGCCCCACATCGACCATAGGGCCCGAAAGGGAGACCCAGAGGCCGTTTCGTTTCCCCGTCCGCACATGCCAGAGACCTGGGATTTCTCGTTCGCGGGGCTGAAGACTTCCGTGCTGTATTATTTGCAGAAGAACGGGCAAAAGCGCGTCGCGGACGTTTGTGCGTCCTTCCAGGCCGCGGTCGTGGATACGCTGGTCGCCAAGGCGCTTCGAGCCGCGCGGAAGTTCAAGGTGAGGCAAATCGTGCTGGGGGGAGGGGTCGCGGCCAACAGCGCCTTGAGAGCCGAGATGGCCACTCGCGGAGCGGCCGAGGGATTTCAAGTCCTCATCCCTCCGCCGGATTTATGCACGGACAACGGCGCCATGATCGCTCAGGCCGCCTGGCATCGGCTCAAGGCGGGTCGGATTTCCCGTAGGCTTGCCTGCGACCCATCCCTCGGCTTCCAAAATTGGGCAAGATAG
- a CDS encoding DUF2723 domain-containing protein, producing the protein MGKIAAALFLGVFALYLYTAYPSLAPRDSADLARSALLMDLAHPPGYPLYALFGRLWLLIFPLGNFAYRLNALSCAMGAAAVATLFLALRPLAGARAALGAALGLALSAPLWKFSLLQEMYSWQALFAALLFVLSQGEKETFPKRAIFSAFFFGLGLVNHQSLVLLAPALAYLWRGQALEQGRPFWRELGKVVPFLALGLLPEALLWLRLKDWSLAWAVFSRAEYGALSLFSGFAQEWSLPLIWRLTCYFVKGLWEASSPVLFLLSLWGAWRTLFSRTTGADERSLGRGAVLGLFFSGPLFFCLSRFDVSGWVARSVLETAFVVPSVLMSLLAGLGLAAVEKKMRWLGMLLLGLLILLPLWNHGPAMNHREDFSAYDYARALRRLIPPGSDAVVRGDTALFSLKYLEALEPQGRTIMSELEPGLGSWIQERLARGPVYFTGMPWEKIRELGVTAEPLGLVQRSGASSSPDAERGWELSPLRPGPALLNGESYAHDIRLSYAFAHYLAGQYYEARRKPAPALAHYQKAAQFAPEDFQLVADY; encoded by the coding sequence TTGGGCAAGATAGCTGCCGCGTTGTTCCTAGGCGTATTCGCGCTTTATCTTTATACTGCTTACCCCAGTCTCGCCCCGCGCGACAGCGCGGATTTGGCCCGTTCCGCTCTCCTCATGGATTTGGCCCATCCCCCCGGTTATCCGCTCTACGCCTTGTTCGGCAGGCTCTGGCTTTTGATCTTTCCACTGGGCAACTTTGCCTATCGGCTCAACGCGCTTTCCTGCGCCATGGGTGCTGCAGCGGTCGCGACGCTGTTCCTGGCCCTGCGGCCCTTGGCGGGAGCCAGGGCCGCGCTCGGCGCGGCGCTGGGGCTGGCCTTGAGCGCGCCCCTGTGGAAATTCAGTCTGCTTCAGGAAATGTATTCGTGGCAAGCCTTGTTCGCGGCTCTGCTTTTCGTCTTGAGTCAGGGGGAGAAAGAGACATTTCCTAAAAGGGCAATATTTTCCGCCTTCTTTTTCGGCCTAGGCTTGGTCAATCACCAGAGCCTTGTCCTGCTGGCGCCGGCTTTGGCTTATCTCTGGCGCGGACAGGCGCTCGAGCAGGGGCGACCTTTTTGGAGGGAACTTGGCAAGGTGGTGCCATTCCTGGCCTTGGGCCTTCTCCCCGAGGCTCTTCTCTGGCTCCGACTCAAGGATTGGAGCCTGGCCTGGGCTGTTTTCAGCCGGGCGGAGTACGGCGCTTTGAGTTTGTTTTCGGGATTTGCCCAGGAGTGGTCTCTTCCTTTAATATGGAGATTGACGTGTTATTTCGTCAAAGGGCTGTGGGAAGCCAGCTCGCCTGTCCTATTTTTATTGTCTCTTTGGGGGGCATGGCGAACCCTTTTCTCCAGAACCACCGGCGCGGACGAGCGCTCCCTGGGCCGAGGCGCGGTGCTCGGCCTCTTCTTCAGCGGGCCCTTATTTTTCTGTTTATCGCGCTTCGATGTCTCCGGCTGGGTGGCGCGAAGCGTTCTGGAGACGGCTTTCGTGGTGCCGAGTGTCCTCATGAGCCTTTTGGCCGGCTTGGGGCTGGCCGCGGTCGAGAAGAAAATGCGCTGGTTGGGAATGCTCTTGCTCGGTCTTTTGATCCTTTTACCGTTATGGAATCATGGTCCAGCCATGAATCATCGGGAGGACTTTTCAGCCTATGACTACGCCCGGGCCTTGAGAAGGCTCATCCCTCCGGGTTCGGACGCCGTGGTCCGGGGAGACACGGCGCTTTTCTCCTTGAAGTATCTGGAGGCCCTCGAACCCCAAGGGAGAACCATTATGAGCGAGCTCGAGCCAGGGCTCGGGTCTTGGATTCAAGAACGCCTGGCCAGAGGCCCGGTCTATTTCACGGGCATGCCTTGGGAGAAAATACGCGAATTGGGGGTAACGGCCGAGCCCCTGGGATTGGTCCAGCGTTCCGGGGCGAGCTCTTCGCCGGATGCCGAAAGAGGGTGGGAGCTCTCCCCTTTGCGCCCGGGCCCCGCGCTCCTGAATGGTGAATCCTATGCCCATGACATCCGCCTCTCCTACGCCTTCGCCCACTATCTGGCCGGCCAATATTACGAGGCCCGGCGCAAGCCCGCCCCAGCCCTCGCCCACTACCAAAAAGCCGCCCAATTCGCCCCTGAGGACTTCCAGTTGGTGGCAGACTATTAA